The genomic region AGGATGTAAATAaccatgaagacacacacaaaaaaaaaacgggccCGGTAACCAACATTTATTTACCATTATCAACTTTACAATAAAACCAGAAACATCTGTCAACATTAGCAAAATAAAGAACAGAAATCAATCCAATGTATTTACAGAGACAAAGCAGATTTAGGCTCACATACGACAGATAAACAACTCTGCTTCATATCAAACCGCTGACAGTGAACATAGCAAGCTTTaaagtgttctttttttaattttttttgtattcttccaTAGTAAGGTAAAAATCAAAAGTCGtctgttcttttattttttttttgtagttttttttaaaatgtatttcttccttAAAACAAACGAGTAATAGCGTCTCTGAGTCTTTTAAGATGCTTCTCTATAATACACCACAAAATACTTGTAAATTTGGGTTAAAATATAGGAATGTAAAAAGTTGGCGAGTTCTCTTTTAATTTtcagatttcattttttttttgtcgtcgCTCTATTCAACAGTCTTTTTCAAGTGGTGGTGGTGTCCTAGTATCTAGCTTCGTTTCCTCAGCGAGGAGGCATCTTGATTTGCAGATTTTAtacggggggggaggggggggggggacgactccatccatcctccatctaTACTTCGCGGTGTCATTAGCTCGCGCTCTAGCCATTAAAATCCAATTTTCTCCACCCAGCGACCCGGCCCGCAGCCTAAAAACTCAGTCCGGGTCCAGATGTcgagcagagggaggggggggggggggtgggggaccgGGGGCAGTGATCTAGTGAATCTAGTCTGTCGTCTTGTTATCATGACGAAAAAAAAGTGGCACGTCGAAGGAGTCTctcacatacatgtgtatatatttacatatacatatatccacatacatatgtatacatatacacacatatatataaatatatatatatatatactcttaaattctctctttctctcttgaaaAACAGTTCACCCAGTTCATTGTGAGCTTCCAGGTACAATCACTCCTTCTTTTCAGAGGGAGCCGGGGTCGAGCTGCTCTCCTCTGTGGGTTTCGTGGCCTCGGGGGCCGGGGCGGCGGCCTCCTTGGCCTCCTCCTTGGGGGCCTCCTCTTTAGCCGGCCCCTCCTCCGCCTTCGGAGcctcggcggcggcggcggcctcctccttcgcctcctctttcttctcctctttcttctcctctttcttctcctccttcttctcctccgccgGAGCGGCGGCTCCGTTCTCGGCGGGTTTCTCCTCAGAGGGggtggcggcggcggaggcggtggcggcggcggcggcctccttgacctcctcctccttgaccgCCTCGCTCTTCTTGCTCTTCTTCAGGTTCAGTTTGAAGTTGAAGGACTTCTTCAGGgagaacttcttcttcttcttcttgggggTCTCCTTGGTCGCGGCCTCGCCCTCGGGTTTGGCCGCCTCTCCGTCGGCGGCGGGCGCCGGCTCGATGGCGTCTCCTCCGGCGGCGGCTTCGGGCTCCTTGGCCGCGTCCGCCGAGCCGttggtggcggcggcggcgtccgCATCGGGCTTTGTGGACACGTCCCCGTTGGTTTTAACGTGTCCGTTCTcctgaaggggaaaaaaattaaaaaggtggACACAATAAGTCATCTGTTTCTACAGTTTACATatcatcatttttattattttttcttcttaaacCTCTCTGCACGTGCACGAAAAACAAAAGGAAGCTATTCCAGAGGTGCATTTCTCATCTCTTCTCAGAGCGGCGTCGTGCTCATCAATTAACCACCGTGTCGCCTGGCTCCGAGGCGACGCCTTGCAGTACCCGGACCGAGCGATAGGCGGCGGTGGCGCCTCACAGCCCGGGCCAGGGGGACCAGACAGGCGCAACAAAAGACCAGACCGGAGCTCAtcgagagagaggaaacactcaGAGCCACACAAATAATCGGGTTTTAAATTCACCCCAAATAATCAGAAATAAACACTGCTCGATTGAGTTATTAgtaaagtataataataaagtattcATAATGAGTAATGTTAAACACTCATAATAATGGTGGTatgacacaataaaaaaattgaCAACGCCGGTTACACATTTTTGGAAACCGTTGCCCAGACGACAGCCAGGCTCGTGTTTTAAACAGGGAGGAGTGGTGCCTACGTGCGCGCGCGctgcccccccccactctcccccctTTAATGCCATGGCACCATCACACACGTTGTGCGTTTTTTTTCGGTTTGAGCTCgttcacacaaaataaacactcaACGTGACACTCGACCGAGATAAATAACAACAGTTTGtatgttataatatttttttgggggggggggggggtgcgctCTTCAACCAAAAACCCGTCTGCGCGAGACAAGCGacgctctaaaaaaaaaaaaaaaaaaaaagccccacctggcttgccccccccccccccccccccccccccacacacacacacacaaaatatccTCACATTCAAGTTGCATCGATTCAGCGTCGACTAAATGTATAAAACTCACGTTTTTCACGTGATAATATCAAACTCGTATCCATGCGCGCTTATTCCCATtgataaaaaatgttaaacattttaaaaaaaaggagcgcAAAGGCTCGCGCGTCGTTTACCTGTCCGTTGGTTTTGACAGCTGCAGCATCGGCGGTGGCGGCGCTCGCCTCCGCGGCCACGTCTCCCTTGGATGCCTGGGATCCCATTGTCTTCGATGACTTTGtttgtgcgcgcgcgtgtgtgtgtgtgcgcgtgcgtgtaggtgtgtgtgtgtgtgtgtaggtgtgtttgtcttccaaaaagcaaattaaaaaaggaaaaactttttttttaaaaagaaagaagaagaagaagaagaagtgtgtttttataaagTTAATCCAAGCCCCCAGGTAGAGTTCCGTATCCAGCGGTGAAAACGATGAAAAGTGtcgatttttttgttgttgaaatttgtattattattattattagtaatttgttgttcttctttaaaCGGCAGGTACTTCCTCTCGGCTGCTCCTGTGGTCAGACTTGTCACCCCGGTGGAGAGAGACCCTCTAAACTCAACACTGGTTGAACGCAGCGCTCCAGACATACAGCAGGTTCGAGGCCCCGCCCCTGGGCGGGACCTGCCGGGGCGAGGTCCAATCGCGGCGCCGTGTGAGGGGCAAGTCTAGCGAGCTCTGGCCAATCGAGCCTCCTGCTCCCTAATTGTCCCCGCCCCCTTTAGGAGGACCCCCAGCGACGGAATCAATTTAGCTCAATTTATTCCGTGTTTTATAGGCttggaagttaaaaaaaaataaaacacttaataattttctctccttttatgAGTGTTTCTGTTGCTGCACATTTACATGAGGAATATCTATCTTGATTATAAAGGAAGAATGAGGACTAATTATTAGATTTATTACATACATTTGCATGCTATGTATAAGTGTATGTGTGCAAATACCTAAACATGACTCACAGAAGTTGGTGTAAATATTAACGGGAATGACTGATTGTGTTTTGTAAACTCTGATAACTTTATTTACTTGCACTGAATCCAGGTGGACTAACACGTTGTGAATAAATAGCAGTAGTTTCCATTTGTGCTGCGACTCACAGTTCTTTTCATTAGCCTATAGcatttatttttggtttaatCAATTGGTTcattttgtctataaaatgtcagagaaAAATTTTAAAATTACAATTTTCATGTATTCAAATTGCTTGCTCTGTCCACCTCCTTCctacacacaacacatattacatttactATCATTGAAGACTAAGAAAATGAGCAAACAGCAAGCtcatattcttttaaaatgtattttggctTAGAAATTATATGAATGATAATGTACATTTGTTTGCGTGTAATAATCTGATGGTTTCAGTTCTAGTTTACCCTAATCCTCTTAGTTCATGGAATGAAGTAATGCACTGTGGAGCAATGGTTTAACTTTTTAACATTTCTTAAGCAACCAGGGGAAGTTTTCTGAGCGAGtcacttttggtttcacactcTGATTCAGCATTTAGTGACAGTTTCAGTCAAATCTAATACAATAGGGGTTCCAAATCAGGGTCCTGTTATGAAACACAGTACATTTCATTTGCCCTTTTTTATATAGCAAATGGGGAAAATTCCCAAATGTTgcttatacagtatatatatatatatatatatatatatatatatatatatatatatatatgcccgaCCAATATAATTATCCAGAAGCGGGACATCTATAGATGTACAATTTTCATTCGCTGTAGCCGGCCAGTTAGCCAATGATTGGAAAAATAAGTGAGCGACCGATGACATGACGCAGGGCAGGAATGTTGGCAACATGTACAAATGAAATGAGATAGGAAATGTGGATAACTTAAAGAGTCTATTgcgtgtaccccccccccccccccccccccccccccctccctccgaaCAGTAAAACGGGCCTATATGTCAGACAATGGTGAATAAGGGTTTAACCTGTTGTTCAATGTGTTCTCATTGTGGCTGGAGCACACGGATGAGCGACCGACTGCATGTCACGCTGTCTCCTCATGGCTCCATGACTAGATTTGTTGTTCACTTCCGCTCgtcaacaacaaatacaagatGCTCCAATGTGCCGATCATGCACATTCCACCTGATcggtttttcttcttcttcctcttcttctttctcctttacGCATTCCTCGCGACAGCTGTTAGAGCTCCAAGATCTCAAGATCGGAGCTCAAGGGGGGAAAAGACTTCCCAGTGTTCGGTGTCGCAAACAACGGCCCGACCAATCGGGACCGAAATTGATTTCGCGAGActtttcagggggggggggggggggggggggggggcggcgttGTCATGCTCGTCAGCGGCCTCCAGCTCTACTCGCGTCACATGTAGAGTCAACGCGAACCTTGGCCACGTTACGTCACGATGAAAGTGGAGTTTTGTAGCGCAGTCATGGGAGCGGTTCACAGTTCCAATGCCAAAAAATATTCATCCATATTGGAAATTCAACATTATATGAGCAATCAGTTGAAGTCATCAGTATATACTTCATATTGGTCAGTATATACATCATATTGGCCAGTATATACTTCATATTGGCTAGTATATACTTCATATTGGCTAGTATATACTTCATATTGGCTAGTATATACTTCATATTGGCCAGTATATACTTCATATTGGCCAGTACATACTTCATATTGGCCAGTACATACATCATATTGGCCAGTACATACTTCATATTGGCCAGTACATACTTTATATTGGCCAGTACATACTTTATATTGGCCAGTACATACTTCATATTGGCCAGTACATACATCATATTGGCCAGTACATACTTCATATTGGCCAGTACATACTTTATATTGGCCAGTACATACTTCATATTGGCCAGTACATACTTTATATTGGCCAGTACATACTTTATATTGGCCAGTACATACTTCATATTGGCCAGTACATACTTCATATTGGCCAGTACATACTTTATATTGGCCAGTACATACTTTATATTGGCCAGTACATACTTCATATTGGCCAGTACATACTTCATATTGGCCAGTACATACTTCATATTGGCCAGTACATACTTCATATTGGCCACAAATAAGCGGACGCGTGAACAAAGAATGGGGATCATCTCAACTCCCACATCAAAACCATTCACATGGAATTTTATTTTTGCTTATTTCCCTCAAAATCAAAGAGTGAAAAGCAAAGAGAAGCTCCTGCTCTCGTATCCATCTCCTCATCTGACTCTCTCTGAAACAACAGAGCGAttgtgcacttttttttcccccaaaatatCAGAAAGGTTCATAAGACACGCTGCTGGAACAGCTGTGGGGGTCTTTCCACGACCCGAACTtggagcgagagggagagagagagagagagagagagagagagagtcatgaTCTTCACGGTGTTTGCAAAAattgttgttttacatttaattaaaacatttgatttgccTAATTTGGAACTAAAGGAGCctgaaatgaaagaaacaaaacatgcCCTGTTAGAAAAGTAGGCTTACACAACTTTATGTGATGCGTCCACACACTTTTGACTAGTTTGTGTACCTTACGTCTCAAGTGAAGTGTTAAGATTATTCCCTGTATTGTTCACAGGATTAAATAAGCAGATCACTAATGTAAAGattgtgtggttttattttatgaCTCTTGTTTGCAGGACCGGGGATTTGTGTTTGCATCCGAGTGCGATAAGAAAACATCAATCGAGCCTCTTCGACTTTCCTTCCCGCGCCCTCGCTTCATCACACTCAGTGGACaaccttttcacacacacacacacacacacacacacacacacacacacacacacacacacacacacacgtatctaGCCGGCCTTGTAAATGTCATAATAATGTGTCCACTGTGTGCTGCTGTGGAATGCCCGGCACGCCTGGccctccccgtctcctccaggCCATCTTCTCCTGTGAATGGGCTTCTTCAGGCTGCTTGAGGTAACTCAGCCTTGGTAGggagtaatgtgtgtgtgtgtgtgtttgtgtgtgtgtgtgtgtgggggggggggggggatggagacGGCATCATGGTTAACTTTTGCAAATGGAACCACATCAAGTGTTCCTTTCTTCTCCgtccatgtaaaaaaaaaaaaacggttccTGTGTGACGGCGATGACGGCGGCGCCGAGGGCAGTGACGAGGCGCTCATCGTCTTCTCATCGGGGGAACTTGACACTttgccccgtgtgtgtgtgtgtgtgtgtgcacatgtgctaTGTGCATATAAGGAAAGCATTGTCGAGGGACCAGCGAGCGTCAGGGGGA from Cyclopterus lumpus isolate fCycLum1 chromosome 11, fCycLum1.pri, whole genome shotgun sequence harbors:
- the marcksl1b gene encoding MARCKS-related protein 1-B, producing the protein MGSQASKGDVAAEASAATADAAAVKTNGQENGHVKTNGDVSTKPDADAAAATNGSADAAKEPEAAAGGDAIEPAPAADGEAAKPEGEAATKETPKKKKKKFSLKKSFNFKLNLKKSKKSEAVKEEEVKEAAAAATASAAATPSEEKPAENGAAAPAEEKKEEKKEEKKEEKKEEAKEEAAAAAEAPKAEEGPAKEEAPKEEAKEAAAPAPEATKPTEESSSTPAPSEKKE